AATGCCCGCAGCACACAGCAGGGCGAGCGCGACGACATCAAGCGCGCCATCGCGGAAAACGGCGGCGACCGCATCGAGCGTATCGCGGATGATATTCGCAGCAAGCAGCAAGAGAAAACCAGAAAGCTGGCGCGCGCGGAGCGTTATGCGGAGTTGGCGCAACGGCTGGAGATTATTTCCGCAAGCGATGTGGATGGCTTCGTCGGCAATCGCCACCGCCTCGCCGAGTTGCGCGAAACGTCTCAGGCGCGCGATGCGGAACTGCAAAACAAGCAGACCGAAGCGGGCGTCGACCTGCGCGGCCTCAAGCAGGAACACGAAACCATAGCAGCAGAACTCGTCTCCCTCAGAAAGCGGCGCAGCAATATTCCCGAGGCGCAAATCGCCATCCGGCGCATGCTTTGCGCGGCGCTCGATGTGGCGGAGGAAGCCATGCCATTTGCCGGGGAGTTGATCCAGGTGCGCGCCGAAGATGCCGCGTGGGAAGGCGCCGCCGAACGGTTGTTGCATAACTTCGGCGTTTCGTTGTTGGCGCCGGATAAACATTACACCGAGGTGGCTGCCTGGGTGGAGCAAACCCATTTGAAGGGGCGGCTGGTTTATTACCGCGTACGCGAACCTAAGGCTGATGATCACCCTTTCCTGCACCCCGATTCGCTGGCGCGCAAGCTCGCGGTCAAGCCCGATTCGCCTTTTTATGGCTGGCTGGAAGACGAACTGGCGCGCCGCTTCGACTATGCCTGTTGCGCGACGCTGGAGCAATTCCGCCGCGAACGCCAGGCGATTACCCGCGCCGGGCAAGTCAAGGCCGGTGCGGATCGCCACGAAAAAGATGACCGCCACCGTCTCGATGACCGCAGCCGCTATGTTCTGGGCTGGAGCAATGAAAACAAAATCGCTGCTTTTGAAAAACAGGCCAAGGGGCTGGAAGGGCGGATGCAATCACTTGCCGATATTATCGGCAAAGCGCAGGAAGAGCGAAACGCGCTGGCCGACCGCCTGCAATGGCTGGCGCAGATTGGGGAATACACCGATTTCAGCGAGCTTGACTGGCAGCCTGTTGCACTCGCCATTGCGGAGCTTGAGGCCGAAAAGAAAACGCTGGAAGCCGCATCCGATAAGCTGCAAACATTGGGCATCCAGCTCAAGGCGCTGGAGGAAAAACTTGGGCAGACGGAAAGCGATTTGGGCGAGCGCAACAAGGAACTTGCCCGCAATGAAGAGAAGCGGGAACAGGCGGATGCATTGCTCGTCGAATGCCAAATGTCTGTCGCTGCGCTTGATGCAGGCCAACGGGAAAAACGTTTCATCCAGCTTGGCGAACTGCGCACCGAAGCGTTGGGCGAACACACGTTAACTGTGGAGTCTTGCGACAACCGCGAGCATGACATGCGTGAATGGTTGCAAAAAAAGATCGATGGGGAAGACAAAAAACTCAAATATCTGCAAGAGAAAATCGTCAAGACCATGCAGGAGTACCGCAACAAATATCCGCTGGAGACAAAAGACGCGGATGCCAGCGTGGATGCGGCCCACGAATATCGCACCATGTTGCAACAACTTCAGGCCGACGACCTGCCGCGCTTCGAGGCGCGTTTCAAGGAATTGCTCAACGAAAACACCATCCGCGAAATTGCCAACTTCCAGTCGCAACTTGCGCGCGAACGGGAAACCATCCGCGAGCGCATCGAACGCATCAACGCCTCGCTCGCGCAGATCGACTACAACCCGAACCGCTACATCTTGCTGGAAGCGCAGATCAGCGCGGATATGGAGCTGCGCGATTTTCAGCAAGAGTTGAAAACCTGCACCGAGGGCGCGCTGACCGGTTCGGAAGACGCGCAATATTCAGAGGCGAAATTCCTGCAAGTGAAGGGGATCATCGAGCGCTTTCGCGGGCGCGAAGGCAGCACGGAACCCGACCGGCGCTGGATGCGCAAAGTCACCGACGTGCGCCAATGGTTCGTATTCTCTGCCTCCGAACGCTGGCGCGAAAATAACAGCGAGCATGAACACTATACCGACTCCGGCGGAAAATCCGGCGGGCAGAAAGAGAAGCTGGCCTACACCATCCTCGCGGCCAGCCTGGCTTATCAATTCGGCCTGGAGTGGGGCGCTGCACGCTCGCGCAGTTTCCGTTTTGTGGTCATCGACGAAGCCTTCGGGCGGGGTTCGGATGAGTCGGCGCGCTTCGGCCTGGAGCTGTTCAAGCGGCTCAACCTGCAACTGCTGATCGTCACACCCTTGCAGAAGATCCACATCATCGAACCCTTCGTCGCCAGCGTCGGCTTTGTCCACAACGAAAAGGGGCAGGATTCGCAATTGCGCAATCTCACCATCGAAGAGTACCGCGCCGAGCGGGATGCGAGGCGGGCATGAGCGACTGGTCCACACCTGACGACATCCGCAACCGGGTGCGCCGCGAGTGGGATAATTGCCATATTCTGGCCGCAATGCTGGGAGGTGAGCCAGTCTTCCCCATGCGAATCCCACTGAAAAAACCCAACACCAAAGCACTTTCCGAATATTTCGAATTGGCGCGGCAGTGGGTTGCAGAATTAACTGCGGCAGCCGGTTTTCAGTTGGAGTGGCGCGAATTCAACCACCGGCAACTGGGACGCAACCGTGTCCCTGTAGCCGCGATTGTTGAAAGCGAGCAGGATGGCCTGGCGCTGATCGGCAAGCTGCGCGATGCGGCCAAATTCCGTGAACTGGCCGCAACCATTTCTGGAATCTATCCGGCGCTTGTCCCGTGGCTAAGAAAGCGTCCGCTGGCGGTGTTAGACCATGCCGAAAACTGGCCGCGACTGATTGCCGTGCTGGATTGGATAGTGCGCCATCCCCGTTCCGGCGTTTACCTGCGCCAGATAGACGTTCAGGGTGTTGATACCAAGTTCATCGAGAGCCACAGGAGCCTGCTCGGCGAAATGCTGGATATCGTACTTCCACCAGAGGCAATTGACACTCAATTTGCCGGCGCAAACGGTTTCGCGTTGCGCTATGGTTTCAAGCCCAAACCGGTGCAGATACGCTTCCGCTTCCTGGATCAGAAGTTGTGCATACAAGGGCTGTCCGACATCACCGTGATAAGCGATGAATTCGCCCGGCTCGCACTGGCGGTGAAGAGGGTGTTCATTGCAGAGAACGAGATCAATTTCCTCGCCTTTCCCGAAGTACCAGACAGCTTGGTGTTGTTTGGATCAGGCTATGGCTTCGACCATCTTGCCCAAGCCGAATGGCTGCAAAGCAGGGAGATTTTTTATTGGGGCGACATCGACACCCACGGCTTTGCAATACTGGATCAATTGAGAAGCAAGCTTCCGGCGGTGCATTCCTTGCTGATGGATCGCGCGACCTTGCTGGAACACCAGGCATTCTGGGGAGGAGAGGATAGTCCGACAGCACGTGAACTGGAACGCCTGCGGCCAGAGGAATCGGCGCTATATGATGATTTGCGCTTCAACCGCATTGCACCCGCCTTGCGGCTTGAGCAGGAGCGTATCGGTTTCGCTTGGGTAGAGGCTGCTCTTGTGGGGGCAGGATTCCGTTGAGCAGGATTCCGTTGAGATGGAATTGGCTTGTGGCTGTCAAATGTCACACGAGGTGGCAGTGAATGGCGCGAAGAGCATCGGGAAGTTGTGTGCGGGAATCGCTGTTAACAGGAATATCGCCGAAAGGCGAATCGGGGTAAGCGGGATTATCCGGGTTCAATAGGCAATAACTCGCAAAACAACATGCACTGCCGATGATGGAAGGAAGCCGAAAGGCCCTCCTCCACATCTGCCCGCGAAAAGCGGCATCGCCATCGGGGCGGCCGACACCACCCTGATGCGCAACGACCTGTTGCTCAAGCGTCGGCAGCCTTATAATGGCAAGCGTAACGGAGAATGACAAATGGCCCAAACGGAAACCCTGCAACTCGACATTCACGGCATGACCTGCAACGGTTGCGTGAAAAACGTGACGGGCGTGCTGCAAAAAGTCCCCGGCGTAACCAGCGTGGAAGTCTCTCTGGAACAAAAGCGCGCCAGGATAGTCTACAGTCCGGCCCAGGCTGGACCCGGCCAGCTCAAGGCTGCGGTCGAAGATGCCGGATTTGATGTGGTTTGAATTGATTCGAGGAGGCATCACCATGAAACAGTCCAAGATAATACTCATGTTGGGCCTGGTTGTTGCCGTCGCTGGTTGCGCCAGCAGCAAATCCGGCGATACCTACACGCGCGACGAAGCGCGGCGGGTACAGAATGTCCAGATGGGCGTGGTGGAAGGCTCTCGCCCGATCAAGATTGAAGGCACCAAGAGCGGGATCGGCACCGGGGCGGGCGCTATTGTCGGCGGCATTGCCGGCAGCTCTACCGGGCAGGGCAAGGGCAGTTCGATCGGCGCCGTTCTGGGCGCGGTGGCGGGCGGCGTGGTGGGCGCGGCAGCCGAAGAAGGTTTTACCCGCGAGGAAGGAATGGAAATAACGGTAAGGCTGGAAAACGGGCGTTTGATTTCCGTGGTGCAGGGTGGCAAGGAGCAGTTTCAGCCAGGCGACCGGGTGCGCGTATTGGGGA
Above is a window of candidate division KSB1 bacterium DNA encoding:
- a CDS encoding ATP-dependent exonuclease SbcCD, C subunit-like protein, which gives rise to MNTVAAESGMLDFSSKEERSGFRLHRLEVYNWGTFNGKVRALHAGGDNALLTGDIGSGKSTLVDAVTTLLVPASRVAYNKAAGAEFKERTLRSYVLGHYKSERSESGASAKPVALRDHNDYSVILGEFQNEGFGLSVTLAQIFFWAKNTQGQPERFYLVADRGMSIAADFTGFGTDISGLKKRLRAMPGVGLFETFPSYAAAFRRRFGIENEQALELFHQTVSMKSVGSLTDFVREHMLEAFDVESRIAALIHHFDDLNRAHEAVLKTKDQVARLSPLVADCARFDELTAQIGEWRNCREALKPYFSSLKAELLEKRLLNLKEEAERLDGKIQALSNARSTQQGERDDIKRAIAENGGDRIERIADDIRSKQQEKTRKLARAERYAELAQRLEIISASDVDGFVGNRHRLAELRETSQARDAELQNKQTEAGVDLRGLKQEHETIAAELVSLRKRRSNIPEAQIAIRRMLCAALDVAEEAMPFAGELIQVRAEDAAWEGAAERLLHNFGVSLLAPDKHYTEVAAWVEQTHLKGRLVYYRVREPKADDHPFLHPDSLARKLAVKPDSPFYGWLEDELARRFDYACCATLEQFRRERQAITRAGQVKAGADRHEKDDRHRLDDRSRYVLGWSNENKIAAFEKQAKGLEGRMQSLADIIGKAQEERNALADRLQWLAQIGEYTDFSELDWQPVALAIAELEAEKKTLEAASDKLQTLGIQLKALEEKLGQTESDLGERNKELARNEEKREQADALLVECQMSVAALDAGQREKRFIQLGELRTEALGEHTLTVESCDNREHDMREWLQKKIDGEDKKLKYLQEKIVKTMQEYRNKYPLETKDADASVDAAHEYRTMLQQLQADDLPRFEARFKELLNENTIREIANFQSQLARERETIRERIERINASLAQIDYNPNRYILLEAQISADMELRDFQQELKTCTEGALTGSEDAQYSEAKFLQVKGIIERFRGREGSTEPDRRWMRKVTDVRQWFVFSASERWRENNSEHEHYTDSGGKSGGQKEKLAYTILAASLAYQFGLEWGAARSRSFRFVVIDEAFGRGSDESARFGLELFKRLNLQLLIVTPLQKIHIIEPFVASVGFVHNEKGQDSQLRNLTIEEYRAERDARRA
- a CDS encoding heavy-metal-associated domain-containing protein — translated: MAQTETLQLDIHGMTCNGCVKNVTGVLQKVPGVTSVEVSLEQKRARIVYSPAQAGPGQLKAAVEDAGFDVV
- a CDS encoding glycine zipper 2TM domain-containing protein — its product is MKQSKIILMLGLVVAVAGCASSKSGDTYTRDEARRVQNVQMGVVEGSRPIKIEGTKSGIGTGAGAIVGGIAGSSTGQGKGSSIGAVLGAVAGGVVGAAAEEGFTREEGMEITVRLENGRLISVVQGGKEQFQPGDRVRVLGSGGETRVTH